From the Tenacibaculum dicentrarchi genome, the window ACTTTTCTCTATAATCTACTGTTAAAGGTAAAAAATCTACTGTTCCTGCTTTGTAGCTAGATACAACAGTACATAACAACATTGCTTTTCCCATTTGAACAACAACAGAACCATGGGCTTGTTTTGCTAGTTTACCCGTTTCTAATGAAATGGTTCTTCCATCTCCTAGGTCAATGACCTCTCTAAATACTTTTGGAATCATAAATTTTAATTCTAAATTTTTAAATTGTTTGTTGTTGTTGTGTTGTTATTTTGTTGTTGCAATGGAAATTCAAAATTGTTGTTAAAAATTTTGAGTTTTTTATATAAATTTCTATTAGTTAGACAGAAATGAATTTTTAGGTATAAAAAAAGAGGCACGTTTATAGAGCCTCTTTTTGTGAGAATTATTTTCTAATTCCTAATTCTTTGATAATAGCACGATATCTTGTAATATCTTTTTTCTTTAAGTAATCAAGTAAGCTTCTACGTTTTCCTACCATTTTCACTAATGAACGCTCTGTGTTAAAATCTTTACGATTTTTCTTTAAGTGCTCCGTTAAGTGGTTAATTCTAAAAGTGAACAAAGCAATTTGTCCTTCCGAAGTTCCAGTATCAGCTTTACTTTTACCGTGTTTTTCGAATAATCCTTCTTTTACTTCTTTTGTTAAATACATTCCAATATTATTTAAATGATTTTTATGTACATCAATGAGTTATTCATTGAAGTTGCAAATGTACAAATAAAATTTTAGTTGAATTGAGAGAATCGTTGTTTTTGTGTAGATAAAAAACAAAAAAGTCAGCAATTTCTGACTTTTAATTTTACGCTCTAATAGGTTGATTTTGTATCAAGTCTATATATAAATTCACTTGTTTTTTTAATTCTTTACGTTCGTAAATTGCGTCTAAGAATCCATGTTCTAGTACAAATTCAGAACGTTGAAATCCTTCGGGTAAATCTTTTCCTGTGGTATCTTTTACTACACGAGGTCCTGCAAAAGCAATTAAAGCATTTGGTTCAGCAATATTAATATCACCTAACATAGCAAATGAAGCTGTTGTACCTCCTGTTGTAGGATCGGTACATAATGAAATGTACGGAAGTTTAGCTTCGGCTAATTGTGCTAATTTTGCAGAAGTTTTTACTAATTGCATTAAAGATAAAGAAGCTTCCATCATACGTGCTCCTCCTGATTTTGAGACCATTAAGAAAGGAAGTTGATTTTTAATAGCATAATCAATTGCTCTGGCTATTTTTTCTCCTACTACAGATCCCATTGATCCTCCAATAAAAGCGAAATCCATTGCGGCAATCACAATATCTTTTCCGTTTGATTTACCTACTGCTGTACGAACAGCATCTTTTAACCCCGTTTTCTTTTGTGCCGCTTTTAAACGGTCGGGATAATTTTTAGTATCTTCAAAATTTAAAGGATCTTTAGAGGTTAGTGCTGAATTTAATTCTTTAAATTTATTGTTATCAAAAAATAATTCAAAATATTCATTACTTCCAATACGAACATGGTAGCCGTCTTCAGGGCTTACATATAAGTTTTTCTTTAATTCTTCTGTATCAATAACCTTACCACTTGGAGTTTTATACCACAAGCCTTTAGGCGTATCTTTTTTTTGTTCGGTAGGGGTTTGAATCCCTTTGTCTTTACGTTTAAACCAAGCCATAGTTTAGTTTATGTTTTGTTGTTTGTTAGTAATTAACTCATTCATTTTAAGAAAAGAGCCGACGACAAATGTAAATTATTTTTGCGAACTTTACTTTTTATAAATTAAAAAAAGCACTTAGAGGGTTCTAAGTGCTTATTTATAGTTTGTTATAACAGTATGTAATCAGTTATAATTTATTTTAATTCTTATAAAGTGTTTACGTTGTTTAAGTCTTCAAAAGCTTTTTTTAGACGGGTTTTGAAAGTTAATTCTCCTTCACGTAGCCATTTACGTGGGTCGTAATATTTTTTATTTGGTTGTTCCGAATCGTCAGGGTTACCAATTTGACTTGCTATATAGTCTTTTTTAGCTAAGATATAATCACGAGCTCCTTCAGTAAAAGCGTATTGTAAATCAGTATCAATATTCATTTTAATTGTACCATAACCAATAGCTTCTCTAATTTCTTCTAAGGTAGAACCTGATCCTCCGTGAAAAACAAAATCGATAGTATTATGAGGTACATTGTACTTTTCAGAAATATATTCTTGAGAATTTTTTAAAATTTTTGGTGTTAATTTTACATTTCCAGGCTTGTAAACTCCGTGAACATTACCAAAAGCAGCAGCAATGGTAAACTGATTGCTTACTTTCATTAATTCTTCATAAGCATAAGCAACTTCTTCGGGTTGTGTGTATAATTTAGAAACATCAACGTCAGAATTGTCAACACCATCTTCTTCACCACCTGTAATTCCTAATTCAATTTCTAAAGTCATCCCTATTTTACTCATACGAGCTAGGTATTTCTTACAGATTTCGATATTTTCTTCTAACGGTTCTTCAGATAAATCAATCATATGAGAACTGTATAATGATTTTCCTGTTTCTTTATAAAACTGTTCACTTGCATCAAGTAAACCATCAATCCAAGGTAATAATTTTTTAGCAGCGTGGTCGGTATGTAAAATTACTGGAATATCATAAGCTTCGGCTAATAAATGCACGTGTTTTGCACCTGCAACAGCACCTGCAATAGCTGCTTTTTCATCTTTGTTTGATAACCCTTTACCAGCATTAAATTGTGCACCACCATTAGAAAATTGAATAATTACGGGTGAATTTAATTCTTTTGCGGTTTCTAAAACGGTATTTACGGAGCTAGAACCTACAACATTTACAGCAGGTAAGGCAAATTTTTTATCTTTTGCTAATTGAAATATTGCTTGGACTTCTTTTCCGGTGGCAACTCCAGCTTTAATAGTATGAGACATTGTGTTATGTTTTTTAGTTGTGTTAAGTTGTTTTAGGCGTGTCAAAAATAAGAAATTTTAAATGCTTTTGTTTACAATAACTGCTTGCTACTTGTTAAATTTTTAAAAAGGATAATTAATTCCGATATTTAATATAGAATTTGAAAAATTATGATTTTTAAACCATCGGTCATTTTTTAAATAAGGTTCGTGCATTTTAAAGCCTAAATCTAATCTTGCAATTAAAAAGCTAAAATCGTATCGAAGCCCAAAACCTGAGCCAACAGCAATATCTGTTATTGATTTTAGTTGATTAAATTTAGCAACATCATCTATATATTTAGAATTGGTGATATCCCAAATATTTCCTGTATCAAAAAATAAAGCGCCTTTTAAAGCGCCAATAACGTTAAATCGATATTCAAAACTCGATAAAAATTTTAAACTTCCTATATTATATTCTAATCCTGGTTGTC encodes:
- the rpsO gene encoding 30S ribosomal protein S15; its protein translation is MYLTKEVKEGLFEKHGKSKADTGTSEGQIALFTFRINHLTEHLKKNRKDFNTERSLVKMVGKRRSLLDYLKKKDITRYRAIIKELGIRK
- the accD gene encoding acetyl-CoA carboxylase, carboxyltransferase subunit beta, translating into MAWFKRKDKGIQTPTEQKKDTPKGLWYKTPSGKVIDTEELKKNLYVSPEDGYHVRIGSNEYFELFFDNNKFKELNSALTSKDPLNFEDTKNYPDRLKAAQKKTGLKDAVRTAVGKSNGKDIVIAAMDFAFIGGSMGSVVGEKIARAIDYAIKNQLPFLMVSKSGGARMMEASLSLMQLVKTSAKLAQLAEAKLPYISLCTDPTTGGTTASFAMLGDINIAEPNALIAFAGPRVVKDTTGKDLPEGFQRSEFVLEHGFLDAIYERKELKKQVNLYIDLIQNQPIRA
- the fbaA gene encoding class II fructose-bisphosphate aldolase → MSHTIKAGVATGKEVQAIFQLAKDKKFALPAVNVVGSSSVNTVLETAKELNSPVIIQFSNGGAQFNAGKGLSNKDEKAAIAGAVAGAKHVHLLAEAYDIPVILHTDHAAKKLLPWIDGLLDASEQFYKETGKSLYSSHMIDLSEEPLEENIEICKKYLARMSKIGMTLEIELGITGGEEDGVDNSDVDVSKLYTQPEEVAYAYEELMKVSNQFTIAAAFGNVHGVYKPGNVKLTPKILKNSQEYISEKYNVPHNTIDFVFHGGSGSTLEEIREAIGYGTIKMNIDTDLQYAFTEGARDYILAKKDYIASQIGNPDDSEQPNKKYYDPRKWLREGELTFKTRLKKAFEDLNNVNTL